A region of the Candidatus Rokuibacteriota bacterium genome:
CATCAGGGCCGCGCTGCGCGCGGCGGCGGATGTGCGCCCGTGACGGCCACCAGCGTGACGGCGAGACGGGTGGCGGCGCTCCTGGCCGGCGCAGGACTCGTGGCCGCCTGCGCGGCGCTGGCCCGCGTGCCCGATCTCGCCGGGGCGCCCGTGACCTTCCTGCTGCTCTACGCCGGCGCCTTCGCCAGCTATGCGCTCGGCGCCTGGCTGCTCCACGCTGCGCGTGGGCGGGCCGCGCTGCTGCTGGTCCTGGGCGTGGCGGGCGCGGCGCGCCTGGCGCTGCTGCCGGCGGCGCCCACCCTCTCGACGGACGCCTACCGGTATGTCTGGGACGCGCGCGTCGCCCGCGCCGGGATCAGCCCCTATGCCTATCCGCCAGAGGCGCCCGAGGTGGGCCACCTGCGAGATGCCGAGATCTATCCGCGGCTCAACCACCCCACGTGGCGCACCATCTATCCGCCCGGCGCCCAGGCCCTCTTTCGGGCCGTCCACTGGCTCCGGCCCGACAGCGTGCTGGCGATGAAGATCGCCCTCGGGCTCATCGAGGCCATCGGCGTCGCGGCCCTGATCGGGATGCTGGGAGCGCTCGGCGTATCCCGAACGCGGGCAGTCATTTACGCCTGGAACCCTCTGGTCCTACTCGAGGGGTGGGGGAGCGCCCACCTGGACGCGACGGTGGTGGCGGCCGTCGTGGGCGCGATCTGGGCCCAGGCGGCCGGGCGGCACGCCCTCGCAGGTGGACTCCTCGGGGCGGGCACGCTGCTCAAGCTCTACCCGGCCGCGCTGCTCCCGCTCCTCATGGGCCCGGGCGCCCTCGCGGCGCTCGGGGCCTTCGCGGCGGTGCTGGCGCTGGGGTATGCGCCGGCAGCCGGCGGCGGGCTGTCGGTCCTGGGCTCGTTGCCTCGCTACCTCAGCGAGGAGTACTTCAATCCAGGCCTCCTCCGCACGCTGGTGGATGTTCCCGGCCTCAGCGTGGGGGCGCTCGCCGCCTGGGTGTTCTGGCAGGGCACGCGCCGGCGCGAGGCGCCGCTGCCGGCGCGGGCGCTCCCCGTCATCGGCGGCTATCTGCTGCTGTCGCCGAATCTGTTTCCCTGGTACGCGCTCTGGCTCGTTCCCGTCCTCGCCGCCGTGCCCTCATTGCCGTGGATCGCCTTCACCGGCACCGTGGCCATGGCCTACACCTTCTTCCTCGAGGAGCCCTGGGCCATTCCCTGGTGGGCGCGGGTGGCCGAGGCGGTGCCGCTCCTGGCGGGAGCCGCCTGCTGGCTCCATCGCCTCCGGCCCGCGGCGGCCCTCGCGGAGCGCTCGCCATGAGCGCCGCAGCCCTGCCCCTCAGGCCCCCGCTGCCGCGGTCGCTGTACCTCGAGACCACGAGCCGCTGCAACTCGCGTTGCGAGACGTGCATCCTCACCTTCGGGGGGCGGGAGCCGGAGAAGGATCTCGGCTGGGAGGAGTTCCACCGCGTCGTGGACCGGTTCCCGGCCCTCGCGCGCGTCCTGCTGCACGGCATCGGCGAGCCGCTGCTGAACCGGGCCCTGCCGCGCATGATCGCCCACCTCAAGGGGCGCGGCGCCACGGTGCTCTTCAACTCGAATGCGATCACGCTCTCACCCCGGCTCCGGACGGCGCTCATCGAGAGCGGGCTCGACGAGCTGCGCGTCTCGCTGGATGCGGCCACCGCGCCCACCTACGACAAGGTGCGCGGCGTGGACGCCTTCGA
Encoded here:
- a CDS encoding DUF2029 domain-containing protein, producing the protein MTATSVTARRVAALLAGAGLVAACAALARVPDLAGAPVTFLLLYAGAFASYALGAWLLHAARGRAALLLVLGVAGAARLALLPAAPTLSTDAYRYVWDARVARAGISPYAYPPEAPEVGHLRDAEIYPRLNHPTWRTIYPPGAQALFRAVHWLRPDSVLAMKIALGLIEAIGVAALIGMLGALGVSRTRAVIYAWNPLVLLEGWGSAHLDATVVAAVVGAIWAQAAGRHALAGGLLGAGTLLKLYPAALLPLLMGPGALAALGAFAAVLALGYAPAAGGGLSVLGSLPRYLSEEYFNPGLLRTLVDVPGLSVGALAAWVFWQGTRRREAPLPARALPVIGGYLLLSPNLFPWYALWLVPVLAAVPSLPWIAFTGTVAMAYTFFLEEPWAIPWWARVAEAVPLLAGAACWLHRLRPAAALAERSP